The window GGTTCAAGTAACTGTTGAAGTGGCGGATACCCCATCTAAAACCCAGATGGGCCTTATGTTCCGGGGAGCATTACCGGAAGGGACCGGGATGTGGTTTATATTCCCCCAGGATGAGGCGCTTTATTTCTGGATGAAAAACATGGCCATCCCGCTGGACATCATTTTCATTGACAAAGAGTTCATCATACGCAAGATATGGAGTGGTGTTCCGCCATGCCGGGGTGAGCCTTGCCCCAGGTATGGTTCGGGAACAGCAGTGCGGTACGCGCTGGAGGTTCCGGCGGGGTATTGCCTAAGACATGGGATAATGGAAAAAACCAGGGTGGAATATAAAAAGTGAAGTTTTTCAGAATGTTCACGGTTTTAGCGGCGCTGGCCGCCACGTTCACAGCTATTGGATGCGCCACCGCCCCCCTTGGGATAGACGAACCCTACAGGATTACCGCCGAGAAGGTGGGGAACATCAAGGAAGGCGTCACCACCCGGGAAGACCTGAAAACCATGTTCGGCGAACCGGACATGAAGGTTTCCGCCCCCGAAGGGGCCGCCTATTTCTATAAGGACATCAATTTGAGCTCCCTCTGGGTGGAGTTTACGGACGATTGGACCGTATCCGACTACAAATGGTCCGAATGACGGGCCAACCTATTCCCTTACCCATTAAACGCTTAGGTGGCCGGGTTTGAACCGGGCCGATTATCTATGGACACCAGCATTGACAAATCCCTCCGCCAGTTTTATATCTTCTGTACTAATTTGATATTTATTGGATTAAATTGATAAGCGTAGATAATCTCACCAAGAAGTATGGGCCGGTCACTGCGGTGGACGGCATTTCCTTCTTTATGGAACAAGGGGAGATATGCGGCTTCCTGGGCCCGAACGGCGCCGGGAAAACCACCACCATGCGCATCCTTACCGGGTTTATGCCCCCCACGGATGGCAGGGTAACCGTGGCCGGATTCGATGTG of the Nitrospinota bacterium genome contains:
- a CDS encoding DUF192 domain-containing protein, producing MKLNILIINMLTMALLANPSFARSVKFPQSPGLVQVTVEVADTPSKTQMGLMFRGALPEGTGMWFIFPQDEALYFWMKNMAIPLDIIFIDKEFIIRKIWSGVPPCRGEPCPRYGSGTAVRYALEVPAGYCLRHGIMEKTRVEYKK